The following coding sequences are from one Deltaproteobacteria bacterium window:
- the infC gene encoding translation initiation factor IF-3, giving the protein MAKDLRINRDIKAVTVRVIDEGDQFILSIADALAMAAKVGLDLVEVAPNSAPPVCRVMDYGKYRYQQSKKLQDARKSQTTIQVKEIRIRPKTEEHDLEVKIKHIKKFLSQGDKVKITMMFRGREIAYTDIGRRMMEEIKTALDGFCAIDQQPRLEGRNMIMIVAPKK; this is encoded by the coding sequence ATAGCTAAGGATTTAAGAATCAATCGTGATATCAAGGCAGTTACGGTCAGAGTCATTGATGAAGGCGACCAGTTCATTCTGAGCATAGCGGATGCATTGGCCATGGCAGCAAAAGTCGGGCTTGATCTGGTCGAGGTAGCTCCCAATTCTGCCCCGCCTGTGTGCCGGGTCATGGATTACGGGAAGTACAGATATCAGCAAAGTAAAAAACTTCAGGATGCCAGGAAAAGCCAGACGACGATCCAGGTTAAAGAGATCAGGATCAGACCGAAGACCGAGGAACACGATTTAGAGGTAAAGATAAAACATATTAAAAAATTCCTCAGCCAGGGTGATAAAGTAAAGATAACGATGATGTTTAGAGGTCGTGAAATCGCTTACACCGATATTGGCAGAAGGATGATGGAGGAGATAAAGACAGCCCTGGATGGTTTCTGCGCGATAGATCAACAACCACGGCTGGAGGGTAGAAATATGATTATGATCGTCGCGCCGAAGAAATGA
- the rpmI gene encoding 50S ribosomal protein L35: MPKIKTHRGAAKRFSLTGTGKVKRNKAFASHILTTKTTKRKRNLRKSAVMDKANAKAIKKILPYL; the protein is encoded by the coding sequence ATGCCGAAAATAAAGACACATCGAGGGGCCGCCAAGCGTTTTTCCCTGACCGGAACAGGCAAGGTAAAGCGCAATAAGGCCTTTGCCAGCCACATCCTCACAACGAAGACTACCAAACGGAAGAGGAATTTGAGAAAATCTGCCGTTATGGATAAGGCCAACGCGAAGGCGATTAAAAAAATACTGCCTTATCTTTAA
- the rplT gene encoding 50S ribosomal protein L20 — protein MPRVKRSITAKKKRRKIFKMAKGFFGARSRLLRTATEAVDRAMKYAYRDRRVRKREFRKLWIARINAAARGYDISYSRLIDGMNKACVALDRKILADLAVHDPQGFAAVVNIAKGELAA, from the coding sequence ATGCCGAGAGTTAAAAGAAGCATTACTGCCAAGAAGAAAAGAAGAAAGATATTTAAGATGGCCAAGGGTTTTTTTGGCGCCCGCAGTCGTTTATTGAGAACGGCTACGGAAGCCGTTGACCGGGCCATGAAATACGCCTATCGTGACAGAAGGGTGCGCAAGCGGGAGTTCCGCAAACTGTGGATTGCGAGGATTAATGCTGCTGCCCGTGGTTACGATATTTCCTACAGCCGTTTGATAGACGGGATGAACAAGGCTTGCGTGGCCCTCGACCGTAAAATTCTGGCGGATTTAGCTGTCCACGATCCGCAAGGATTTGCCGCTGTCGTCAACATTGCCAAGGGTGAGTTGGCAGCATGA
- the pheS gene encoding phenylalanine--tRNA ligase subunit alpha — MTKALSDLQRAAETELSAADTEEDLQAIRIRYLGRKGLLTTMLRDISSVDPKERPFFGKRCNEIKDLLTAAIDSALQEKTRLAKAKLLLQEGIDITLPGRGVRPGRLHPITQVLNEACAFFTGFGFSIEEGPEIELDYYNFEALNIPRNHPARDMQDTFYVEENIVLRTHTSPVQVRTMEKRRPPLRILSPGRVYRRDSDISHTPMFHQIEGLLVDKGITFSDLKGLLTAFLKDMFGGDTELRFRPSFFPFTEPSAEVDIRCVMCGGTGCRVCGQGGWLEILGSGMVDPAVFQNVGYDSEEFSGFAFGLGLERIAMLKYGISDIRMFFENDKRFLEQF, encoded by the coding sequence ATGACGAAGGCGCTTTCTGATCTTCAACGAGCGGCGGAAACAGAACTGTCGGCAGCCGACACGGAAGAAGATCTACAGGCTATTCGGATAAGGTACCTGGGCAGGAAGGGGCTTTTAACAACAATGCTGCGCGACATCAGCAGTGTTGACCCCAAGGAACGCCCTTTCTTTGGTAAGCGCTGTAATGAGATTAAAGATTTACTTACCGCCGCGATAGATTCGGCCCTGCAGGAAAAGACGCGTTTAGCAAAAGCGAAACTGCTCCTGCAGGAAGGAATTGATATTACGCTGCCGGGTCGTGGTGTCAGACCGGGAAGACTCCATCCCATAACTCAGGTTCTTAACGAGGCCTGCGCTTTCTTTACCGGGTTCGGGTTTTCTATAGAAGAAGGGCCGGAAATTGAGCTGGATTACTATAATTTCGAGGCGCTGAATATCCCTCGGAATCATCCCGCCCGGGACATGCAGGATACCTTCTATGTTGAGGAAAATATTGTCCTGCGCACCCATACCTCACCCGTGCAGGTAAGGACTATGGAAAAAAGAAGGCCCCCCCTGCGCATACTTTCGCCCGGACGGGTCTACCGCCGTGATTCCGATATTTCCCATACCCCCATGTTTCATCAGATAGAGGGTTTGCTGGTTGACAAAGGCATTACCTTCAGCGACCTGAAGGGGCTTCTTACGGCCTTTTTGAAAGATATGTTCGGGGGGGACACGGAGCTGCGATTCCGGCCCAGTTTTTTCCCCTTCACCGAACCTAGCGCGGAGGTGGACATCCGGTGCGTCATGTGCGGCGGTACGGGTTGTCGCGTTTGCGGTCAAGGCGGCTGGCTGGAAATTCTGGGGTCGGGCATGGTTGACCCGGCAGTTTTCCAGAATGTGGGTTACGATAGCGAGGAATTTTCCGGTTTTGCCTTTGGGCTGGGATTGGAACGAATCGCTATGCTGAAGTACGGTATCTCGGATATCAGAATGTTTTTTGAGAATGATAAAAGATTTTTAGAGCAATTTTAA
- the pheT gene encoding phenylalanine--tRNA ligase subunit beta — protein MQVSLRWLKDYVDIDIAPETLAQKLTMAGLEVEAVERRQPAFSGVVVAKILAKKQHPNADKLSLCDVTDGENVYSVVCGAPNILSGDIVPLAKTGALLQGGATIKETRIRGELSVGMLCSEVELGISSESSGVMILWRPSGDGSLDGCSFATSEVDKKPLTLGEELSSALDLQDIILNVGITPNRPDCLSVIGIAREIAALTGKKLKLPETALAENGEKVEQLTSVTVDDPDLCPRYSARIVKNIEIKPSPLWMRLRLEGSGMRAISNIVDVTNFVMLEMGQPLHAFDYRYLTEGRIVVRRSRAGEIFTTLDGKERELKPDMLLICDGVKPVAIGGVMGGINSEVNDDTETVLLESAYFDPASIRTSAKWLGMSTDAAFRFERGIDPEGVIKAQNRAARLMAKLSSGTICRGIIDCYPSQVKTAANIPLRVRRVGEIVGAEIKADEIVTALESLEMKVRKDDQAENAYLVTPPTFRRDIEREIDLIEEIVRIRGYESIPATLPLVTLEPVRRGKRKIVEDMIQGNLTGNGYSEVITYSFVSPQWIRRLGIEEGDDRSRLVHIKNPLTEDQSVMRTTLLCGLLETMKRNVRLSSCDLKIFETGKVFIAQGKDELPRERNHLGCLLTGIQDEDSWQSKKVADYYDLKGCAESILAALRIGAVKFSSGTKEPFLHPGKSSGIMVGSRYAGFLGELHGDVLEAFDLNNTAFVMEVDLDVITDVFSSQISFREVSRFPAINRDVALLVTKQIEADRVLSLVREGSEELLEKVCIFDVYEGKGVSEGLRSLGLRFTYRSPEKTLTDDEITGIHSRIVERVISATGACIRG, from the coding sequence ATGCAAGTAAGTCTCAGATGGCTCAAAGATTACGTTGATATTGATATAGCGCCGGAGACTCTGGCCCAGAAGCTGACCATGGCCGGGCTGGAGGTGGAGGCCGTCGAAAGGAGGCAGCCCGCCTTTAGTGGCGTGGTGGTGGCAAAAATTCTTGCCAAAAAACAGCATCCAAATGCGGATAAACTGTCTCTGTGCGATGTTACCGATGGTGAGAATGTTTATTCCGTCGTTTGCGGGGCGCCGAATATCCTGTCAGGCGATATTGTCCCTTTGGCCAAGACAGGCGCCCTGCTTCAGGGCGGGGCAACTATCAAGGAAACCAGGATCAGGGGCGAGCTTTCTGTCGGCATGCTCTGTTCGGAAGTGGAACTGGGTATTAGCAGCGAATCCTCTGGAGTTATGATACTGTGGCGTCCGTCCGGTGATGGAAGTCTGGACGGATGTAGTTTTGCCACATCCGAAGTGGATAAGAAGCCTTTGACCCTGGGCGAGGAATTAAGCAGCGCACTGGATTTGCAGGATATAATATTAAACGTCGGCATCACGCCCAATCGTCCCGATTGTCTCTCCGTTATAGGGATAGCACGGGAGATCGCGGCTCTGACGGGTAAAAAACTGAAACTGCCCGAAACTGCCCTGGCGGAGAATGGAGAGAAAGTAGAGCAGTTGACGTCAGTTACGGTTGATGATCCGGATCTTTGCCCGCGTTATTCCGCCCGTATCGTCAAGAACATCGAGATTAAGCCTTCCCCTCTCTGGATGCGGCTCAGGCTGGAAGGGTCAGGCATGCGGGCGATCAGCAATATAGTTGATGTCACCAATTTTGTGATGCTGGAGATGGGCCAGCCTCTCCATGCCTTCGACTATCGTTATCTGACGGAGGGGCGTATCGTAGTAAGAAGATCCAGGGCCGGGGAGATATTCACCACATTGGACGGCAAAGAGCGGGAGCTCAAACCCGACATGCTGCTTATCTGTGATGGTGTAAAGCCGGTGGCCATCGGCGGCGTCATGGGCGGCATTAATTCCGAAGTTAATGATGATACGGAAACCGTCCTTCTGGAGAGCGCTTATTTTGATCCCGCCTCCATACGCACGTCGGCCAAATGGCTGGGCATGAGTACCGATGCCGCCTTCCGGTTCGAAAGGGGCATTGATCCGGAAGGAGTGATCAAGGCGCAAAACCGCGCTGCCCGTCTGATGGCCAAACTATCCTCCGGGACGATCTGCCGGGGCATTATTGATTGTTACCCGAGTCAGGTCAAGACAGCAGCAAACATTCCTCTGCGAGTCAGGCGGGTCGGCGAAATCGTCGGCGCCGAGATCAAGGCCGATGAAATTGTTACAGCCCTGGAAAGCTTGGAGATGAAGGTTCGTAAAGACGATCAGGCCGAAAACGCCTACCTGGTCACACCTCCCACTTTCCGCAGGGACATTGAACGGGAAATAGATTTGATTGAGGAGATCGTCCGGATCCGTGGATACGAATCCATCCCGGCGACCTTGCCGTTAGTTACTCTTGAACCGGTCCGGCGGGGGAAAAGAAAAATCGTTGAGGACATGATCCAGGGGAATTTAACGGGCAATGGCTATTCAGAAGTCATTACCTATAGTTTTGTTTCACCGCAATGGATTCGCCGTCTGGGTATTGAGGAAGGTGATGATCGGTCACGTCTGGTACACATTAAGAACCCGCTTACCGAAGATCAATCAGTTATGCGCACCACCCTGCTTTGCGGTCTCCTGGAAACCATGAAAAGAAACGTACGTCTGAGCTCATGTGATCTGAAGATATTTGAGACAGGGAAGGTTTTTATCGCCCAGGGGAAAGACGAGCTTCCCCGCGAAAGGAACCACTTGGGTTGTCTGCTGACGGGGATACAGGACGAAGACTCCTGGCAGTCAAAAAAAGTTGCCGATTATTACGACCTGAAGGGATGCGCGGAAAGCATCCTGGCCGCTCTCAGAATCGGAGCTGTTAAATTCAGCTCTGGTACCAAGGAGCCATTTCTCCACCCGGGAAAGTCCAGCGGGATTATGGTTGGGTCAAGATATGCCGGTTTTCTGGGCGAACTGCATGGCGATGTTCTGGAGGCTTTCGATCTTAATAATACCGCTTTCGTCATGGAAGTTGATCTGGACGTAATCACAGACGTGTTTTCCAGTCAAATTTCCTTCCGGGAAGTTTCCCGTTTTCCTGCCATTAACAGGGATGTGGCTCTGTTGGTTACCAAGCAGATCGAAGCGGATAGAGTGCTGTCCTTGGTTCGCGAGGGAAGTGAAGAATTGCTTGAAAAAGTGTGCATTTTTGATGTATATGAAGGGAAGGGGGTTTCAGAAGGTCTGCGGAGTTTAGGGTTGAGGTTCACCTATCGTTCCCCTGAAAAGACGTTGACGGATGATGAAATTACCGGCATACACAGCAGAATTGTAGAAAGAGTTATCTCGGCAACAGGGGCCTGTATCAGGGGATAG
- a CDS encoding MerR family transcriptional regulator yields MVDLIPEKSYFRIGEVSKLLGVAPYVIRYWESEFKSIRPMRAKSDQRLYRKKDVEELMAIKELLYSEKFTISGAKKRLTEIKEQVEAAGSEQRLLTAIKEGLQELRKIVS; encoded by the coding sequence ATGGTTGATTTAATTCCCGAGAAGTCGTATTTTCGCATTGGCGAGGTAAGCAAGCTACTCGGTGTGGCTCCTTATGTAATAAGGTACTGGGAATCGGAATTCAAATCAATCAGACCCATGAGGGCCAAGTCCGATCAGCGGCTCTACAGGAAAAAAGACGTAGAGGAGCTGATGGCCATCAAGGAGCTCCTCTATAGCGAAAAATTTACGATCAGCGGCGCGAAAAAGCGTTTGACGGAAATTAAGGAACAAGTTGAGGCCGCAGGCAGTGAGCAAAGACTGCTGACGGCGATTAAAGAAGGTCTCCAGGAACTCAGAAAAATCGTGAGTTAG
- a CDS encoding PxxKW family cysteine-rich protein — protein sequence MICQTIKEGKDCSFMTKKGCGFNGGSCHTILELCGDCSKVLAVPTGKYCLVYPNPASKWTTGKCPTATHTKSAIIESTQKINPLKASKRANKH from the coding sequence ATGATTTGTCAAACCATCAAAGAAGGAAAGGACTGCAGCTTCATGACCAAGAAAGGTTGTGGATTCAATGGCGGAAGCTGTCATACTATTTTGGAGTTGTGCGGTGATTGTAGCAAGGTATTGGCTGTTCCCACCGGCAAGTACTGCCTGGTTTACCCCAACCCGGCCAGCAAATGGACGACCGGAAAATGCCCGACGGCTACGCACACCAAAAGCGCAATCATAGAGAGCACTCAGAAAATCAATCCGCTTAAGGCATCGAAGCGGGCCAACAAACATTAA
- a CDS encoding PTS system mannose/fructose/sorbose family transporter subunit IID encodes MARKIFLSSLFIQSSFNYRGMQNLGFAFSLLPLARRLAGDEERLAALLTRHLQLFNTHPYLSAPIIGSVARMEEDNMEADKTGAAAVNLKNALMGPYAALGDSFFWGALKPLAAVFGVLLALQEYLLAPLALLLIYNPGHLWVRVRGFIEGYRRGKEGIDFIRYLELPWLTGRIRWLSLSGLSAIAALISHSIHTPSLGRPLEFLAPVAILSLIILCYWGIRNGISQVKIIYGMFIISFMLSY; translated from the coding sequence GTGGCGCGCAAAATTTTTTTAAGCTCCCTTTTTATCCAGTCTTCGTTTAATTATCGCGGCATGCAGAATTTGGGGTTTGCCTTTTCCCTGCTGCCTCTGGCGAGGCGGCTGGCGGGCGATGAAGAACGTCTGGCCGCCCTCTTAACGAGGCATTTGCAGTTGTTTAATACCCATCCTTATTTATCCGCGCCCATTATTGGTTCCGTTGCCCGTATGGAAGAGGACAATATGGAAGCGGACAAGACCGGTGCGGCGGCAGTAAATTTAAAAAATGCACTTATGGGGCCTTATGCGGCCTTAGGGGATTCCTTTTTCTGGGGCGCCTTGAAACCATTGGCTGCTGTATTTGGCGTTCTGCTCGCTTTGCAGGAATATCTTCTGGCGCCTTTGGCTTTGCTTCTCATATATAATCCCGGCCATCTCTGGGTGAGAGTTCGGGGATTTATAGAAGGGTATCGTCGCGGTAAAGAAGGGATAGATTTTATCAGGTATCTGGAACTTCCCTGGCTTACGGGGCGGATAAGGTGGCTTTCTTTATCGGGACTTTCGGCAATAGCTGCCCTGATCAGCCACTCTATCCACACCCCCTCGCTGGGGCGCCCGCTTGAGTTTCTTGCGCCGGTTGCTATTTTGTCCTTGATTATTCTTTGTTATTGGGGGATTAGGAACGGGATATCCCAGGTAAAGATAATCTACGGGATGTTTATTATCAGTTTCATGTTATCCTATTGA
- a CDS encoding HPr family phosphocarrier protein, whose translation MVEIKTFEIINKFGLHARPAAKLVSISTQYKARIFFERDGQQINGKSMLSVLTMACPQGSRITIRAEGRDAREAVMALGKVIEDKFGED comes from the coding sequence ATGGTAGAAATAAAAACATTTGAGATAATAAATAAATTTGGACTGCATGCCCGTCCGGCTGCCAAATTAGTAAGTATATCCACTCAATATAAAGCCAGGATTTTTTTTGAGAGGGATGGTCAGCAGATTAACGGCAAAAGCATGCTTAGTGTTTTGACCATGGCCTGCCCCCAGGGCAGCAGGATTACGATCCGGGCCGAAGGAAGGGATGCCCGGGAAGCCGTCATGGCTTTGGGGAAAGTGATTGAGGATAAATTCGGAGAAGATTGA
- the ptsP gene encoding phosphoenolpyruvate--protein phosphotransferase, whose product MESRDAKRTMVIKGVGVSPGIVIGKAYLFDRFDTQVPLYHLRNKALVSQEIRRFKAALKETEIQLQELKNKLSDLGGMEPLYIIDVHIMIMKDRRFIETTVANIREQSVNAEWALRITIDKYREIFDKMEEDYLRGRISDIQFVGQGILRNLAGEKRETAKDIGEAVILVAKELSPADTAQIKIDKFLGFATDFGGRTSHTAIVAQSMGIPAVVGLEKITREVKTNDDLIIDGSSGVVIVNPDPEILKRYEGKKKHYADVKAISISDAGLPAVTRDNCRVDIGGNIEFTEEMPSALEHGAENIGLYRTEFIYINRERLPTEEEHFTHYRSIVGVPGLAWTTIRTFDLGGEKFFSDPKLGREMNPQMGLRAIRFCLKEIELFKVQLRAIARASYYGKTRLLFPMISGVEEIRQAKQTFQEVCDQLDAAGVPVGKDIEIGVMIEVPAAVVIADELAKEVDFFSIGTNDLIQYALAIDRVNERVAYLYEPLHPAVLRLVSQVVKTGHEAGIKVAMCGEMAGEPSYAMILLGLELDELSMTPSAIPRMKKIIRGSSRQESKQLLDKVMTFSLAAEIREYVERYMRERFPEEFLENNGNS is encoded by the coding sequence ATGGAATCTCGTGATGCCAAGCGGACGATGGTGATTAAAGGGGTTGGTGTATCGCCCGGAATTGTGATCGGCAAGGCTTATCTTTTCGATCGTTTCGATACGCAGGTGCCCTTGTATCATTTGAGAAACAAGGCACTTGTCTCTCAGGAGATAAGGCGATTCAAGGCCGCTCTCAAGGAAACAGAAATACAGCTCCAGGAATTGAAAAATAAGCTTAGTGATCTGGGCGGCATGGAGCCGCTGTATATCATTGATGTTCACATCATGATCATGAAAGACCGCCGGTTTATCGAAACGACGGTGGCAAACATTCGCGAGCAGTCCGTCAATGCTGAATGGGCGCTCCGCATTACGATAGATAAGTATCGGGAAATATTTGATAAAATGGAAGAAGATTATCTGCGGGGGCGGATCAGCGATATTCAGTTCGTTGGCCAGGGGATCCTGAGAAATCTGGCGGGGGAAAAGCGGGAAACTGCTAAGGACATTGGCGAAGCGGTGATTCTGGTGGCCAAAGAGCTTTCTCCGGCCGACACTGCGCAAATCAAGATTGATAAATTTCTCGGTTTTGCCACCGACTTTGGGGGGAGAACTTCCCACACGGCGATTGTCGCCCAGTCAATGGGCATTCCCGCCGTTGTTGGTCTGGAGAAGATAACCCGGGAAGTAAAGACCAACGATGATCTCATTATTGACGGTTCGTCCGGGGTGGTGATTGTGAACCCTGATCCGGAAATATTAAAGAGATATGAAGGCAAGAAAAAACATTATGCCGATGTGAAGGCGATTTCCATCAGTGACGCCGGCTTGCCTGCTGTCACCCGGGATAACTGCCGGGTAGATATCGGGGGTAATATTGAGTTTACCGAAGAAATGCCCTCCGCCCTGGAGCACGGAGCGGAAAACATCGGTCTTTACAGGACTGAATTCATTTATATAAATCGAGAGCGATTGCCCACCGAGGAGGAGCATTTTACCCACTACCGATCTATTGTCGGCGTGCCCGGCTTGGCATGGACAACCATCCGTACATTCGACTTGGGAGGGGAGAAATTTTTTTCCGATCCCAAGCTGGGCAGAGAAATGAATCCTCAAATGGGGCTCCGGGCCATCCGCTTCTGCCTGAAAGAAATCGAATTGTTTAAAGTGCAACTGAGGGCCATAGCCCGGGCCAGTTATTACGGGAAGACGAGGTTGCTCTTCCCGATGATTTCCGGTGTGGAAGAGATTCGTCAGGCGAAGCAGACCTTTCAGGAAGTGTGTGACCAACTTGACGCGGCAGGTGTCCCCGTTGGTAAGGACATAGAAATCGGAGTCATGATAGAGGTGCCGGCGGCGGTTGTTATTGCCGACGAACTGGCGAAGGAAGTTGATTTTTTTAGTATTGGAACAAATGATTTGATCCAGTATGCCCTGGCGATTGACCGCGTCAATGAGCGTGTTGCCTATCTTTATGAGCCCCTTCATCCGGCAGTTTTGCGGCTTGTGTCGCAGGTTGTGAAAACTGGTCACGAGGCGGGAATCAAGGTGGCAATGTGTGGTGAGATGGCCGGTGAGCCGTCCTATGCCATGATACTGCTGGGCCTCGAACTGGATGAATTGAGTATGACCCCATCCGCTATCCCGCGGATGAAAAAGATCATCAGGGGGTCGTCTCGTCAAGAATCAAAGCAGTTGCTGGACAAGGTTATGACTTTTTCTCTGGCTGCCGAGATTCGGGAGTATGTGGAAAGATACATGCGCGAGCGATTCCCCGAAGAATTCTTAGAAAATAATGGTAATTCTTGA
- a CDS encoding 1-acyl-sn-glycerol-3-phosphate acyltransferase — protein MKSRKEMMEMVLAAPGLQRTIARLAGVGDGDEQTCRERARKCFLEIASDYSERWLGIWERTLSRLWRNIYDDFIIDQDGIANIREITRRMPCVILPCHRSHVDYLILSYIFYQHQIPLPHVAAGDNMNFWPLGYVFRQSGAFFLRRRFQGDDLYADVFATYVETLLREGVPIEFFLEGGRSRTGKMVMPKYGMISMILRAYQDNVSDDIALLPVYLGYDRIIEEHSYLAELSGAAKKSESALDVIKHTRIMMHRYGRVYVNFGAPISLKSYFAAQTKNFAELTAAEQQATYRDVGYRVVAEINRIATVTPVAIVASALLCHGGRETKGSVLAETFSAFHDYLKYRRVNMAPSLVMKDNALAAAIQTFIEWACLVRKENPDERNGAADSYLLPDDKRLRMEYYKNNIIHHFISLSFLATAILACPEAVISFRLVRDDYIFLKRIFSLEFMMGDDHDGELEESLAYLRCCGMLQMDEGKDDWELGEGARERLSIFSGLVGSYLESYRVVIKVCSQFHHELEIEKDQLSYMREWAEKMYARGEIVRAESMSGVTYANALKFLRVEAIISPASSRAEEQAEGIGAVIDKEGLATLQSHLARFS, from the coding sequence TTGAAGTCCAGAAAAGAAATGATGGAAATGGTTCTGGCGGCCCCCGGGTTGCAGCGAACGATAGCAAGATTAGCCGGAGTTGGAGATGGAGATGAGCAAACCTGCCGGGAAAGGGCCCGAAAATGTTTTCTGGAAATTGCCTCCGACTACAGTGAGCGATGGCTCGGCATCTGGGAGAGGACTTTAAGCCGTCTGTGGCGTAACATATACGATGATTTCATCATAGATCAAGACGGTATAGCCAATATCCGGGAAATCACCCGCCGGATGCCCTGTGTAATCCTTCCCTGTCACAGAAGTCACGTAGATTATCTCATTCTATCCTACATCTTTTACCAGCATCAAATCCCCTTGCCCCATGTTGCCGCCGGCGACAACATGAATTTCTGGCCTTTAGGATACGTCTTCCGACAATCAGGCGCCTTTTTCTTGCGTCGCCGCTTCCAGGGCGATGATCTTTATGCGGATGTCTTTGCGACTTATGTGGAGACCCTGTTGAGAGAAGGCGTGCCGATAGAGTTTTTCCTGGAAGGGGGGAGAAGCCGCACGGGAAAAATGGTGATGCCCAAGTATGGCATGATTTCCATGATCCTGCGCGCCTATCAGGATAATGTCAGTGACGATATCGCCTTGCTTCCCGTTTATCTCGGTTATGATCGCATCATCGAGGAACATTCCTATCTTGCGGAGTTGAGCGGGGCGGCGAAAAAAAGTGAATCGGCGCTGGATGTAATAAAGCATACGAGAATAATGATGCATCGTTACGGTCGCGTCTATGTGAATTTTGGCGCCCCCATCTCTTTGAAGTCTTACTTTGCCGCGCAGACGAAAAATTTTGCCGAATTGACCGCGGCTGAGCAGCAGGCCACTTACCGAGATGTCGGTTACCGGGTGGTTGCCGAGATCAACAGGATTGCCACGGTGACACCGGTTGCTATTGTGGCGTCTGCTCTCCTCTGCCATGGAGGCCGAGAGACGAAAGGCAGTGTGCTGGCGGAGACATTCAGCGCCTTCCATGATTACTTAAAGTACAGAAGGGTTAATATGGCCCCCTCGCTGGTCATGAAGGACAATGCCCTGGCTGCTGCCATACAAACCTTTATTGAGTGGGCCTGTCTGGTCCGTAAGGAAAATCCGGATGAAAGAAATGGGGCGGCGGATTCATATCTGCTCCCCGATGACAAGCGTTTACGCATGGAATATTATAAAAATAACATTATCCACCATTTTATTTCCCTAAGCTTCCTGGCCACAGCAATTCTCGCCTGTCCGGAAGCAGTAATATCCTTCCGACTCGTCAGAGATGACTACATTTTTTTAAAAAGAATTTTTTCGCTGGAGTTCATGATGGGGGACGATCATGACGGTGAATTAGAGGAATCTCTCGCTTACCTGCGTTGCTGCGGTATGTTGCAAATGGACGAGGGAAAGGATGACTGGGAATTGGGGGAGGGCGCCCGGGAACGGCTTTCAATATTTTCCGGACTTGTGGGAAGCTATCTGGAATCTTACCGGGTGGTAATTAAGGTCTGTTCGCAGTTTCATCATGAACTGGAAATAGAGAAAGACCAGCTCAGTTACATGCGGGAATGGGCGGAAAAAATGTACGCTCGGGGCGAGATAGTCCGGGCCGAGTCCATGTCCGGGGTGACTTATGCAAATGCCTTGAAATTCCTGCGGGTGGAAGCGATTATAAGCCCGGCCAGTTCACGTGCGGAAGAACAAGCTGAAGGCATCGGCGCGGTAATAGACAAAGAAGGCTTGGCAACTCTCCAGAGTCACTTGGCCAGATTCTCATAA